From the Pseudobutyrivibrio ruminis HUN009 genome, one window contains:
- a CDS encoding DUF6508 domain-containing protein, whose translation MGKYSELIALLEPLRTDSYGEWIFDNTHAGTNEDPKQMPFPRHTNVVHQLIEAIIKFTDDNPDFELKNYNQLLEDRGLEWKYNVLIEADVSNMDGQGVMAMFTGLLRGERFCEGTLLAALKDGTVIKWLERLKEIDDKS comes from the coding sequence ATGGGGAAATATAGTGAGTTAATAGCTTTATTAGAGCCTTTAAGAACAGATTCATATGGGGAGTGGATTTTTGATAATACCCATGCTGGGACAAATGAAGATCCAAAGCAGATGCCTTTTCCTAGACATACTAATGTTGTACATCAATTGATTGAGGCCATTATAAAGTTTACTGATGATAATCCTGATTTTGAATTGAAGAATTATAATCAATTATTAGAGGACAGAGGACTTGAATGGAAATATAACGTTTTAATAGAGGCTGATGTTTCAAACATGGATGGACAGGGAGTAATGGCCATGTTTACAGGCCTACTACGTGGAGAGAGATTCTGTGAGGGTACTTTGCTCGCTGCATTAAAAGATGGAACAGTCATAAAGTGGTTAGAGCGATTGAAAGAAATAGATGATAAGTCTTAA
- a CDS encoding ADP-ribosylglycohydrolase family protein: MTKGNDHSAIMGVIVGDALGVPVEFTSREERKADPVTGMRAYGTHNQPAGTWSDDSSMTIATLEWYKEAGDTEPDYSKLMDKFTNWLMYGEYTPYGENFDNGVATARALIRYGKGAEPLLSGGITEWDNGNGSLMRAMPTALHHKESLAWENVNDVEYIYNMSALTHAHPRSKLACLIYSKLVADILLSDMDKLDEVKQSLDWTRQYLEEKESDELIKEEIKSFERIWDIDSFMQLSENEIKSSGYVVDTLEAAIWCFLNTNSYAECVLKAVNLGDDTDTVGAVAGGLAGACYGMDDIPCEWLDVIPKKEWIEGLV; this comes from the coding sequence ATGACTAAAGGAAATGATCATTCCGCAATAATGGGTGTTATAGTTGGAGATGCTTTAGGGGTACCGGTGGAATTTACGAGTCGAGAGGAAAGAAAAGCAGATCCAGTTACTGGTATGCGGGCTTATGGTACACATAATCAGCCAGCAGGTACCTGGTCAGATGATTCAAGTATGACAATAGCAACATTGGAATGGTACAAAGAAGCAGGGGATACTGAGCCAGACTATAGTAAGTTAATGGATAAATTTACTAATTGGCTTATGTACGGAGAATATACACCTTATGGTGAGAACTTTGATAATGGTGTGGCTACTGCAAGAGCCTTGATTAGGTATGGTAAAGGCGCAGAACCACTTTTGAGCGGTGGTATTACTGAGTGGGATAACGGTAATGGTTCCTTGATGAGAGCGATGCCTACAGCTTTACATCATAAAGAAAGTCTTGCGTGGGAGAACGTAAATGATGTGGAGTACATTTACAATATGTCAGCCCTAACACATGCACATCCACGCAGTAAGCTGGCATGTCTTATCTATAGTAAACTAGTTGCAGACATTTTACTCAGCGATATGGATAAGCTAGATGAAGTTAAACAGAGCCTTGATTGGACAAGACAGTATCTTGAAGAAAAAGAATCTGATGAGCTTATTAAGGAAGAGATTAAATCCTTTGAAAGAATATGGGATATAGATTCATTCATGCAGCTTTCAGAAAATGAGATTAAAAGTAGCGGATATGTTGTTGATACTTTAGAGGCAGCTATATGGTGCTTCCTTAATACCAATTCCTATGCAGAGTGTGTTTTAAAAGCAGTAAATTTAGGAGATGACACTGATACTGTTGGGGCTGTAGCTGGCGGCTTGGCAGGGGCATGCTATGGCATGGATGATATTCCTTGTGAATGGCTTGATGTTATTCCAAAGAAAGAATGGATAGAAGGATTGGTATAG
- a CDS encoding ATP-grasp domain-containing protein encodes MIKTILFPSSFFNTQKVDEDLQAEYDAVIATGLFDVIIFGYEKWFNQGKLVLNKIPAEMTKVVYRGWMMKPEEYESFYKKLEDNNIELATSPKEYELMHIFPNVYEYVKEDTAKMEIFKLHERISVEHLKESFDRFMVKDYVKSVKGTEFPRYFDAKVLKQDEFDSWMEVFYKYRGDLLTGGICIKEYLSFRREDGNTNEYRVFYVNNKPLTISRNSGQGIDSKMPPQELVEKYANLNSCYYTVDYAELEDGSWRIIEAGDGSVSGLSDNQDYTDYYKKLYEAFNKKRMGEKYD; translated from the coding sequence ATGATTAAAACAATACTATTCCCATCCAGCTTTTTTAATACTCAGAAAGTAGATGAGGATTTACAAGCAGAGTATGATGCAGTTATAGCAACAGGTCTCTTTGATGTAATTATATTTGGGTATGAAAAATGGTTTAACCAGGGAAAGCTTGTTCTTAATAAAATTCCTGCTGAAATGACTAAAGTAGTTTATCGCGGCTGGATGATGAAACCAGAAGAATATGAATCGTTTTATAAGAAACTCGAAGACAATAACATTGAGCTTGCCACATCTCCAAAAGAATATGAACTTATGCATATCTTTCCAAATGTATATGAGTATGTTAAGGAAGATACGGCAAAGATGGAAATCTTCAAACTACATGAGAGAATCAGCGTGGAACACTTAAAAGAATCTTTTGATAGATTCATGGTAAAAGATTACGTTAAGTCTGTGAAAGGAACAGAGTTTCCGAGATATTTTGATGCCAAAGTCTTGAAGCAAGACGAATTCGACTCATGGATGGAAGTATTCTACAAATATAGAGGTGACTTACTTACAGGTGGAATTTGTATTAAGGAATATCTTTCATTCAGACGAGAAGATGGTAATACAAATGAGTATAGGGTTTTCTATGTAAACAATAAGCCTTTAACTATTAGTAGAAATTCAGGGCAGGGTATAGATTCTAAAATGCCGCCTCAAGAACTTGTAGAGAAGTATGCTAACCTGAATAGCTGCTATTACACTGTTGATTATGCGGAGCTTGAAGACGGAAGTTGGCGAATCATAGAGGCTGGGGATGGATCCGTTTCAGGCTTATCGGATAACCAGGATTATACGGATTACTACAAAAAGTTGTATGAGGCTTTTAATAAAAAAAGGATGGGTGAGAAATATGACTAA
- a CDS encoding GNAT family N-acetyltransferase → MQIRTATIDDLAAIAAVESECFPPTEAATAEEFKERLEHYANHFWLMFDNDKLIAFVDGFCTDIPNLTDVMYAKAEMHNEDGIWQMIFGVNTLPSYRNHGYAGELIQAAIADAKSHERSGLVLTCKDKLITYYSKFGFINEGISESVHGNVTWYQMRLTL, encoded by the coding sequence ATGCAAATCAGAACTGCTACTATAGATGATCTAGCTGCAATAGCAGCTGTAGAATCAGAATGCTTTCCACCTACAGAAGCTGCTACAGCTGAAGAATTTAAAGAACGCTTAGAACATTATGCTAATCACTTCTGGCTCATGTTTGATAATGATAAGCTTATAGCTTTTGTTGATGGTTTCTGCACAGATATTCCAAATCTCACCGACGTCATGTATGCCAAAGCGGAGATGCATAACGAAGACGGTATATGGCAGATGATATTTGGTGTTAATACTCTTCCATCATATAGAAACCATGGTTATGCTGGAGAACTAATACAAGCAGCAATAGCAGATGCTAAAAGTCACGAAAGATCTGGACTAGTTCTTACCTGTAAAGATAAGCTAATTACTTACTATTCAAAGTTTGGTTTTATAAATGAAGGTATAAGTGAATCCGTGCATGGTAATGTCACTTGGTATCAAATGAGGTTAACCCTATAA
- a CDS encoding SGNH/GDSL hydrolase family protein, protein MVSNEVNPIRKLILFGDSNTYGYDPRDFLGGRYSENERWATIVHNTLADRFDVIEEGMNGRHLPSVEYGYFTNLLSDLSENDIFVMMLGTNDILLTYNPNVELAVTKLDRILSYVKKNCKAQFILIAPPYIKVMEPEMQRYHNCCIEMNQRSLELAKQYDIPAINASEWNIKMGSDGVHFSIEGHKRFAECFIKSLENFL, encoded by the coding sequence TTGGTATCAAATGAGGTTAACCCTATAAGAAAACTAATTCTATTTGGTGATTCAAATACATACGGATATGATCCAAGGGATTTCCTTGGTGGTAGATATTCTGAGAATGAACGTTGGGCTACTATTGTTCACAACACCCTAGCAGACCGCTTTGATGTCATCGAAGAAGGAATGAACGGTCGCCATCTCCCCTCTGTAGAGTATGGCTACTTCACAAACCTTCTATCAGACCTTTCAGAAAATGATATCTTTGTTATGATGCTTGGTACCAATGACATCCTGCTAACCTACAATCCCAACGTAGAGCTAGCTGTGACAAAGCTTGATAGAATCTTAAGCTATGTCAAAAAAAACTGTAAAGCTCAGTTCATCCTAATAGCTCCACCTTACATCAAAGTAATGGAACCAGAAATGCAACGTTACCATAATTGTTGCATAGAGATGAACCAGCGCTCCCTTGAACTAGCAAAACAATATGACATCCCTGCCATCAATGCCAGCGAGTGGAATATTAAAATGGGTTCTGATGGAGTTCATTTCTCTATTGAGGGACATAAAAGATTTGCTGAATGCTTTATAAAAAGCCTGGAAAATTTCTTGTAA
- a CDS encoding helix-turn-helix domain-containing protein: protein MKEAVRRIKELKRERNITDGMIGEIIQYHPKHVNRMLNYQAKLPEDVIIPLCEYLEVTPEYLLGHSDFKTKEEQEYHILHTKYKIVVDLVTSIENLNLSFLPYLIWTKNETTESDRIRYILSDANNGNKCREIESTTNLNELTSVKEYQVYTCKETAPLSLFLDYERNHMGKGKLFLFHEVIHNGKRTGIISHEKFLQLIDNINNTMANILSLTLGLITIEE, encoded by the coding sequence TTGAAAGAGGCTGTAAGGAGAATTAAGGAACTTAAGAGAGAAAGAAATATTACAGATGGAATGATAGGGGAAATAATACAGTATCATCCTAAGCATGTTAACAGGATGCTTAACTATCAGGCTAAGCTACCAGAGGATGTAATAATACCATTATGTGAGTACTTGGAGGTAACGCCGGAATATTTATTGGGGCATAGTGATTTCAAGACCAAGGAAGAGCAAGAATATCACATCCTTCATACAAAATATAAGATAGTTGTTGATTTGGTTACCAGCATTGAGAATTTGAATTTGAGTTTTTTACCATATCTTATCTGGACAAAAAATGAGACTACAGAAAGTGACAGAATTAGGTATATATTATCTGATGCGAACAATGGAAATAAGTGTAGGGAAATAGAAAGTACAACAAATCTTAATGAATTGACTAGTGTAAAGGAATATCAAGTGTATACCTGCAAAGAGACGGCTCCATTATCTTTATTTTTGGATTATGAGAGAAATCATATGGGGAAGGGTAAGCTTTTTCTTTTTCATGAAGTAATTCATAATGGCAAGAGGACAGGGATTATTAGCCATGAGAAGTTTTTACAGTTGATTGATAACATTAATAATACTATGGCAAATATCTTATCGCTAACATTGGGATTAATAACTATAGAAGAATAG
- a CDS encoding signal peptidase I — MKAKIEKLMMLLAIGLFVSVIYYKATCGEFLLLGYKPFLIMSDSMEPCINTYQFVLAKQVGTDELQVGDIAAYELYSENTDVIKETIIHRVYAKNEDGTYIFKGDNNQNIDINPIQKERIKYKIVIY, encoded by the coding sequence ATGAAAGCGAAAATAGAAAAGCTGATGATGCTCCTTGCTATAGGTTTGTTTGTGAGTGTTATTTATTACAAGGCTACATGCGGAGAATTCTTGCTACTGGGATATAAGCCATTCCTTATTATGTCTGATAGTATGGAGCCTTGTATAAATACATATCAGTTCGTTTTAGCTAAACAGGTCGGAACTGATGAATTGCAAGTGGGTGACATAGCAGCATATGAGCTTTATTCAGAAAACACAGACGTAATTAAAGAGACAATAATACATCGAGTATATGCTAAGAATGAAGATGGCACCTATATATTTAAGGGTGATAATAACCAAAATATTGATATAAATCCCATCCAAAAAGAGCGTATTAAGTACAAAATTGTTATATATTGA
- a CDS encoding C40 family peptidase: MEQMEKSIQLNNENEVADKQELHEFIESFNGIHLDKYKHTLKQAYDVTVQQSDSNFSKGSAEIRKITIPLKEVVTVCASKAAASDYKKHLTDQGKAGARLDKAINSRAFTVESLTTMSNKELKGKLKELGFSRKDRHIITKNKEYYQGMFLYRDELKSFVKGTKYEKHLYSSDFFFLNKKESVKLLKLYTMRSKDDAIRNVSDWNKKSSRSIKKFLKKADKNGVTETGRHAIRMQDRLNNFRRRNRLASHLLNRDMKYAIYKFRRKSGEADDNAKLGVEKLLNTGKVTYVGYRVLIGKHRCGVVAMPVRVGLKVSIKFGTALDRLCVKYNLLYRRSFGIALHKGKSALINSTLKAGTAVKKAVKGQVKYTVKAAKKIVKAKFEHKQSVKAIKEAQKKAAKQAKKIAQSKAAKKAAITAKKVGKGAKKAGKVTFTVVDYGMAPIRVLRDGIGKFFSIIEKLKYVLLAISLIIMAVYMLISLLFSITQAMENNSHLTSTTILGPEDTSVYDKVVYLQGLLDERKAAARERGEGIPKTTLVAADQTIDRYGHPETDPDGNVTWTKGYKIYYKDSSGHLMADGTNNIKDAIILAYVGEDGEWEKSDSLDDIIDNYWNYLNPELTEDNLIETDIYCCADGCEEYSYSCNDSSAYDYMNRISSEGGHIYSSIAPATSEGCKSRTVKKTGIRINDETHLPELYDYEEIEYYCDGHSVDVCYGHRDVEIHLDTYFMQDAFDDDYMTGAIFEKLSSWEQDEIDWCNSLYDSDWYDAYGIDPMGGYGFIAEATYSSEEIASMLANINVDDTRREIVSNAISLVGKVPYYWGGKATEFGVYPFATSAGGKVGETVAPDEKGRTLAGVDCYGFVQYCYNSVVSGLVPTSTTSKFIDEDGYGLNAISAKELQPGDIGVFYKNGAGGHIGIFYGYDDNGSALWIHCTGMPRNNVVLSTCGFDHYYTIP, translated from the coding sequence ATGGAACAGATGGAAAAAAGCATTCAATTAAATAATGAAAATGAAGTAGCTGATAAGCAGGAGCTTCATGAGTTTATAGAATCATTTAATGGTATTCATCTTGATAAATATAAGCACACTTTAAAACAAGCATATGATGTGACAGTCCAGCAGAGCGATTCAAACTTTTCAAAAGGATCAGCTGAAATAAGAAAAATTACTATTCCACTAAAAGAGGTAGTTACAGTTTGTGCGTCTAAAGCTGCAGCAAGTGATTATAAAAAGCATTTAACTGACCAGGGAAAAGCAGGTGCTAGGCTTGATAAAGCAATAAATAGTAGAGCTTTTACAGTAGAGAGTCTTACCACGATGAGTAATAAGGAATTAAAGGGTAAGTTGAAAGAGCTGGGATTTTCTAGAAAAGATAGACATATCATCACTAAGAATAAAGAGTATTATCAGGGGATGTTTCTTTATAGGGATGAGCTAAAGAGTTTTGTAAAAGGAACAAAGTATGAAAAGCACCTATATTCATCGGATTTCTTTTTCCTTAATAAGAAGGAATCAGTAAAGCTTTTAAAGCTATATACAATGCGCTCAAAAGATGATGCTATTAGGAATGTCTCAGACTGGAACAAGAAATCTTCTAGATCTATTAAGAAGTTCCTAAAGAAGGCTGATAAGAATGGTGTTACTGAAACTGGTAGACATGCTATTAGGATGCAAGACAGACTTAATAATTTTAGAAGGCGAAATAGACTTGCATCACATCTTCTAAACAGAGATATGAAGTATGCAATATATAAGTTTAGAAGAAAGTCTGGAGAGGCGGATGATAATGCCAAATTGGGCGTTGAGAAGCTTCTTAATACCGGCAAGGTAACCTATGTTGGATATAGAGTTTTAATTGGTAAGCATAGGTGCGGAGTAGTAGCTATGCCTGTCAGAGTTGGTTTAAAAGTATCTATAAAATTTGGAACTGCCTTAGACCGACTTTGCGTGAAATACAATTTGCTTTATAGAAGAAGCTTTGGAATTGCACTTCACAAAGGGAAGAGTGCGTTGATTAATTCAACACTAAAGGCTGGAACTGCTGTGAAAAAGGCAGTTAAAGGACAGGTGAAATACACTGTTAAAGCTGCCAAGAAGATTGTTAAAGCAAAGTTTGAACACAAGCAAAGTGTTAAAGCTATAAAAGAAGCACAAAAGAAGGCTGCGAAACAAGCTAAAAAGATTGCTCAGTCAAAAGCTGCCAAGAAAGCTGCAATTACCGCTAAAAAGGTAGGAAAAGGAGCCAAGAAGGCCGGTAAGGTTACATTTACGGTTGTTGATTATGGAATGGCACCTATTAGGGTACTTAGAGATGGAATCGGCAAGTTCTTTTCAATAATAGAAAAGTTGAAATATGTATTACTTGCCATTTCGCTAATCATAATGGCTGTATATATGCTTATTTCCTTATTGTTCTCGATTACACAGGCAATGGAGAATAATAGCCATTTAACGTCGACCACTATTCTTGGACCAGAAGATACATCAGTTTATGACAAGGTTGTATACCTACAAGGGTTGCTGGATGAACGAAAGGCTGCAGCTAGGGAACGAGGTGAAGGAATACCTAAGACTACACTAGTTGCTGCAGACCAGACTATAGATAGGTATGGTCATCCAGAGACTGACCCAGATGGAAATGTTACCTGGACAAAGGGCTATAAGATTTATTACAAAGACAGTTCTGGACATCTAATGGCTGACGGAACCAACAACATTAAAGATGCAATTATACTTGCTTATGTTGGTGAAGACGGCGAGTGGGAGAAGAGCGATAGTCTTGATGACATAATTGATAACTACTGGAATTATTTGAACCCTGAGTTAACAGAAGACAACTTAATAGAGACAGATATTTATTGTTGTGCTGATGGTTGTGAGGAGTATAGCTATAGCTGTAATGATAGTAGTGCATATGACTATATGAATCGTATTTCTTCTGAAGGTGGGCATATATATAGCAGTATTGCACCAGCTACATCAGAGGGATGTAAAAGTAGGACAGTCAAAAAAACTGGAATTAGGATTAATGATGAGACTCATTTGCCAGAACTATATGACTATGAAGAGATTGAATACTATTGTGATGGTCACAGCGTTGATGTGTGTTACGGCCATAGAGACGTAGAAATACATCTTGATACATATTTCATGCAGGATGCTTTTGATGATGACTATATGACCGGTGCTATTTTTGAAAAGCTGAGTTCATGGGAGCAAGACGAAATAGATTGGTGCAATAGTCTTTATGATTCAGATTGGTATGACGCTTATGGTATAGATCCGATGGGAGGTTATGGCTTTATTGCTGAGGCTACCTACTCATCTGAAGAAATAGCATCTATGCTTGCTAACATAAATGTTGATGATACCAGAAGAGAAATTGTAAGCAATGCAATCTCACTTGTGGGAAAGGTTCCTTATTACTGGGGTGGTAAAGCCACTGAATTTGGAGTATATCCTTTTGCAACATCAGCAGGCGGAAAGGTTGGTGAAACTGTTGCACCTGATGAAAAGGGAAGAACTTTAGCTGGAGTAGATTGCTATGGATTTGTGCAGTATTGCTACAACTCCGTAGTTTCAGGTTTAGTACCAACTAGTACAACATCTAAATTTATAGATGAAGATGGCTATGGGTTAAATGCTATATCTGCAAAGGAGCTACAACCTGGGGATATTGGCGTATTTTATAAAAATGGAGCAGGAGGACATATAGGAATCTTCTATGGATATGATGACAATGGTTCAGCTCTATGGATTCATTGTACAGGAATGCCTAGGAACAATGTTGTTTTAAGCACCTGTGGATTTGATCATTATTATACGATTCCATAA
- a CDS encoding single-stranded DNA-binding protein: MLNEFRLLGRLAGDPTIAEKYTRFPLAVKQDKRGDAEPETDFFNMTCFGNTKKVVDEYLSDGKGKLVLVSGSVRNNTYEKDGEKKYEISFIVDRIDFCEKA, from the coding sequence ATGTTAAACGAATTTAGATTATTAGGACGCCTTGCTGGTGATCCAACAATTGCAGAGAAATATACAAGATTCCCTCTTGCTGTAAAGCAAGATAAAAGAGGGGATGCTGAGCCTGAGACAGACTTTTTTAATATGACATGCTTTGGTAATACAAAGAAAGTCGTAGATGAGTATTTGTCAGATGGCAAGGGTAAGCTCGTTTTAGTATCAGGTAGTGTTAGAAATAACACATATGAAAAGGATGGAGAGAAGAAGTACGAGATTTCATTTATTGTAGATAGAATCGATTTTTGCGAAAAGGCTTAA
- a CDS encoding replication initiation protein has product MSYRVQDNDGNYRVYNPKTQSFVDEDEYPLGSGLGQTEHQLSHTNKGNIYDRDEIKADVVDEKGVAVVSEDETKIKEFIKNAISLDNLVATFTKNSHETLLKLLALQNNKHPLKKGGAGIAYRTDALIMHCKMEFTTDENIVFDAILGTMSSFPDNETYRIEPSSFTKLSKYNNEKYLYDVFRRGTSKLVDRHLKFEDLGEDGKDDIVVPWFDILRYHKKDKKNEVAFIEFRPTDFFKDLALCSGLVHGAYGSIEVTTQLRGKYTIALYWFLENRKRYKEYPNATPGIFEIALDEFKHQFSIPESYKYNMIEERVLKPAYESINEVAECDFTFEYEVVRERSKVLGYRFNISEKNYIESTAKEIIEIEEKEMDPLKEQIGQTAAMLGITFTPEEIDRVFACAKRENKDIQYLMQILIAFKSRVENKELDKIEDRIGYICAMIAQGANPKPEKTEKSKNKFNKFSQRDYDMDELERQLLKH; this is encoded by the coding sequence ATGTCATACAGAGTACAAGATAATGATGGGAATTACAGAGTTTATAACCCTAAAACCCAATCATTCGTTGATGAAGATGAATATCCATTAGGTTCAGGGTTAGGCCAAACTGAACATCAGCTGTCACACACTAATAAAGGAAATATTTACGACAGAGACGAGATAAAAGCTGACGTTGTAGATGAAAAAGGTGTAGCTGTAGTTTCTGAAGATGAGACAAAAATTAAAGAATTTATAAAGAATGCAATATCTCTTGATAATCTAGTTGCAACATTTACAAAAAATTCTCATGAAACACTCCTTAAACTATTAGCACTCCAGAATAATAAGCATCCACTTAAAAAGGGTGGAGCTGGTATTGCTTATAGAACAGATGCGTTAATCATGCATTGTAAGATGGAGTTTACTACAGATGAGAACATCGTATTTGATGCTATCTTAGGTACAATGTCTTCATTTCCAGATAATGAGACATATAGGATTGAGCCTTCATCATTTACCAAGCTTTCTAAATATAATAATGAAAAGTATCTTTATGATGTATTTAGAAGAGGTACCTCAAAGCTAGTCGATAGACATTTAAAGTTTGAAGATCTTGGTGAAGACGGTAAAGATGATATTGTTGTCCCTTGGTTTGATATTTTAAGATATCACAAGAAGGATAAGAAAAATGAAGTAGCATTTATTGAGTTTAGACCAACAGACTTTTTTAAGGACTTGGCTTTATGTTCCGGATTAGTACATGGAGCGTATGGCTCAATTGAGGTTACAACTCAGCTAAGAGGAAAATATACAATAGCGTTATACTGGTTCCTCGAAAATAGAAAGAGATATAAAGAGTATCCAAATGCAACACCTGGTATCTTTGAAATAGCTCTTGATGAGTTTAAGCATCAGTTCTCTATCCCAGAGTCATATAAATACAATATGATAGAGGAAAGAGTTCTGAAACCTGCTTACGAAAGTATCAATGAAGTAGCGGAATGTGATTTTACTTTTGAATATGAGGTAGTAAGAGAAAGAAGCAAGGTTTTAGGATATAGATTTAATATATCAGAAAAGAACTATATTGAATCTACCGCAAAAGAGATTATTGAAATCGAAGAAAAAGAAATGGATCCACTTAAGGAACAGATAGGTCAAACAGCTGCGATGCTGGGAATCACCTTCACTCCTGAGGAGATAGACAGAGTTTTTGCTTGTGCTAAGAGAGAAAACAAAGATATTCAATATCTCATGCAGATTCTTATAGCTTTCAAGTCCCGTGTTGAGAATAAGGAACTTGATAAAATTGAGGATAGGATAGGTTATATTTGTGCAATGATAGCACAAGGAGCAAACCCTAAACCTGAGAAGACTGAAAAGAGTAAAAACAAATTCAATAAGTTCAGCCAGCGAGATTATGACATGGATGAATTAGAAAGACAGTTACTAAAACATTAA
- a CDS encoding ParA family protein, which translates to MKVICMTTSKGGAAKTTNTVETAAALKILGKKVLVIDIDQTTGLTKYVGAYYEPEERQNLGIKTIYDVLTGDCSVDDAILDVECFDLISGDERLANPQVTFNKEDDQYLLKDICEMLEENGYDYIFIDHGPQKDLLQKMSYIASDYFFITTLMAENDRQQAKNAVAEISQLQKSRNKLVTGDVYGFIVSRVKKVSLSDLAINDMAEEAAIYKENRSVEPRIFTIPDAIAIAEAQTFKVPNTMAHKSSNVSRAYYDLADYILELK; encoded by the coding sequence ATGAAAGTAATTTGTATGACCACATCAAAAGGTGGAGCTGCAAAAACAACAAACACAGTTGAGACAGCTGCCGCTCTTAAGATACTTGGTAAGAAAGTATTAGTAATAGACATTGACCAGACAACTGGATTAACAAAGTATGTCGGTGCTTACTATGAACCAGAAGAAAGACAGAATCTGGGAATTAAGACAATATATGATGTTCTAACTGGTGATTGCTCAGTAGATGACGCTATTCTTGACGTCGAATGCTTTGATTTAATCTCAGGAGATGAAAGACTTGCAAATCCTCAGGTAACATTCAACAAAGAGGATGACCAGTATTTGCTTAAAGATATCTGTGAAATGCTTGAAGAAAACGGATACGACTACATTTTCATCGATCATGGCCCTCAGAAAGACCTTTTACAGAAAATGTCATATATTGCATCTGACTACTTCTTCATCACAACATTGATGGCTGAAAACGACAGACAACAAGCAAAAAATGCGGTAGCAGAGATTTCACAATTACAAAAATCAAGAAACAAATTAGTTACTGGTGATGTATATGGATTCATTGTAAGCAGAGTAAAGAAAGTTTCTCTTTCAGACCTTGCTATTAACGATATGGCAGAAGAAGCTGCTATTTACAAGGAAAACAGGTCAGTTGAACCACGAATCTTCACAATACCTGATGCAATAGCAATTGCAGAGGCTCAGACCTTTAAAGTACCTAATACAATGGCTCATAAGAGTTCAAACGTATCTAGAGCATATTATGACTTAGCAGATTATATTTTGGAATTAAAGTAA